The following coding sequences are from one Prochlorococcus sp. MIT 0604 window:
- the ftsH gene encoding ATP-dependent zinc metalloprotease FtsH has product MNQKFKTLILWALPILLVIALSYQFLSSSNVDSLKSNGTTVAPRNSAVARVSYGRFLDYINAGRVTSVDIFEGGRNAVIETIDSDLDNKVQRLRVDLPGLTPELINILKNEGISFDVHPVKTAPPALGILGNLLFPAILIGGLILLARRSNGMPGGPGQAMQFGKTKARFAMEAETGVVFDDVAGVNEAKQDLQEVVTFLKKPEKFTSVGARIPKGVLLVGPPGTGKTLLAKAIAGEAGVPFFSLSGSEFVEMFVGVGASRVRDLFKRAKENSPCLIFIDEIDAVGRQRGAGIGGGNDEREQTLNQLLTEMDGFEGNSGIIIIAATNRPDVLDSALMRPGRFDRQVTVDAPDIKGRLSILEVHARNKKLQQDLTLESIARRTPGFTGADLANLLNEAAILTARRRKDSISISEIDDSVDRIVAGMEGSPLTDGRSKRLIAYHEVGHALIGSLVKAHDPVQKVTVIPRGQAKGLTWFTPDDEQTLVSRAQLKARIMGALGGRAAEDVVFGKGEITTGAGGDFQQVASMARQMVTRFGMSNLGPIALESGNQEVFVGRDLMTRSEVSDSISKQIDESVRVMVKECYKETYAIVSKNREAMDKIVDLLIEKETLDGEEFVNILSKYVKIPEKDRTPQLLS; this is encoded by the coding sequence ATGAATCAGAAATTTAAAACATTAATTTTATGGGCTTTACCTATACTCTTAGTAATAGCACTCTCCTACCAATTTTTATCTTCAAGCAATGTTGATTCACTTAAATCCAATGGGACTACTGTTGCACCAAGAAATTCTGCGGTAGCAAGGGTTAGTTACGGAAGATTTTTAGATTACATTAATGCAGGAAGGGTTACATCTGTCGATATTTTTGAGGGTGGTAGAAACGCAGTTATAGAGACAATAGATTCGGATTTAGATAATAAAGTACAAAGATTACGTGTAGATCTTCCAGGCTTAACACCAGAACTTATAAACATCTTAAAAAATGAGGGAATCAGTTTTGATGTGCATCCAGTTAAAACAGCTCCTCCTGCGTTAGGGATTTTGGGCAATTTACTCTTTCCTGCAATTTTAATTGGAGGTTTAATTTTGTTAGCCAGGAGATCAAATGGTATGCCAGGAGGCCCTGGGCAAGCAATGCAATTTGGAAAAACCAAGGCAAGATTTGCAATGGAAGCTGAAACAGGAGTAGTTTTCGATGATGTTGCAGGTGTAAATGAAGCTAAACAGGATTTACAAGAGGTTGTCACTTTTCTAAAAAAACCAGAAAAATTCACTTCTGTAGGAGCAAGGATTCCCAAAGGTGTTCTACTGGTAGGACCTCCTGGTACTGGTAAAACCCTTTTAGCCAAAGCAATTGCAGGGGAAGCAGGTGTACCATTTTTCTCTTTATCAGGTTCTGAATTTGTTGAAATGTTCGTTGGTGTTGGAGCTAGTAGAGTAAGAGATCTTTTTAAAAGAGCTAAAGAGAATAGTCCTTGTTTAATTTTTATTGATGAAATAGATGCTGTCGGAAGGCAAAGAGGTGCTGGTATTGGTGGAGGTAATGATGAGAGAGAACAAACTCTGAACCAATTGCTTACTGAAATGGATGGTTTTGAAGGTAATAGTGGCATAATAATAATTGCTGCCACAAATAGACCCGATGTCCTAGACTCAGCTTTAATGAGACCTGGCAGATTCGATAGACAGGTAACTGTAGACGCGCCTGATATCAAAGGCAGACTATCAATATTGGAAGTTCATGCTAGGAATAAGAAACTTCAACAAGATTTAACACTCGAAAGCATTGCAAGAAGAACACCAGGTTTTACTGGAGCAGATTTAGCAAATTTATTAAATGAGGCTGCCATCCTAACCGCTAGGAGAAGAAAAGACTCTATCAGTATTTCAGAAATTGATGACTCTGTAGATCGGATAGTAGCAGGGATGGAAGGTTCTCCATTAACAGATGGTAGAAGCAAGAGATTAATTGCTTATCATGAAGTTGGTCATGCCCTAATAGGTTCACTAGTAAAAGCACATGATCCTGTTCAAAAAGTGACAGTTATTCCAAGAGGTCAGGCTAAAGGATTAACTTGGTTTACTCCAGACGATGAACAAACCCTTGTTAGTAGGGCTCAACTAAAAGCTAGAATAATGGGTGCTTTAGGAGGAAGAGCTGCAGAGGATGTAGTTTTTGGAAAAGGTGAGATTACAACAGGAGCGGGAGGTGATTTCCAACAAGTTGCTTCTATGGCTCGACAAATGGTTACAAGATTTGGGATGAGTAATTTAGGACCCATAGCTTTAGAAAGCGGTAATCAAGAAGTTTTTGTTGGTAGAGATTTAATGACCAGAAGTGAAGTTTCCGATTCAATTTCTAAACAAATAGATGAAAGTGTAAGAGTAATGGTAAAGGAATGTTATAAAGAAACTTACGCTATAGTCAGTAAGAATAGAGAAGCTATGGATAAAATTGTAGATTTACTTATAGAAAAAGAAACATTAGACGGTGAAGAATTTGTAAATATTCTTTCCAAGTACGTCAAAATTCCGGAAAAAGATCGAACACCTCAGCTATTAAGTTAA
- a CDS encoding NAD(P)H dehydrogenase assembly family protein gives MKFEINDKVKLIAPVSYLKTSDNMPMLRPPDLVAIDEIGEILSIKSPDTVEVKFRRGSFLIDIDNIEKN, from the coding sequence ATGAAATTTGAGATCAATGATAAGGTTAAGTTGATTGCGCCAGTCTCTTACTTAAAGACCTCAGATAATATGCCAATGTTAAGACCACCTGATCTAGTTGCAATTGATGAAATTGGAGAAATCCTCTCAATCAAATCCCCAGATACTGTTGAAGTAAAGTTTAGAAGAGGTTCGTTTTTAATCGATATTGATAATATTGAGAAAAACTAA
- a CDS encoding pitrilysin family protein produces the protein MLKRYFLKSKKRNFSTASIWIKGGSNFDSVGKKGINKILSSLLTRGCEGFNNFTLSEYIASYGAELNQEVFEDGISISIKSLNEHFSKLLPLLDLIINKPTLLETEFQKVKKSSINFIKKDKENPFNICFEKWRRIVYSNHPYAFSTNGNANDVSKITYEDVLLEFKNFKSRDKYLISNNLEINGVTIETLEKKPIEEKLRPINQDLSPNKRFDFNNNDSNQTIIMLGNQTCSRRSIEYLPLKVLESYLSYGMSAALFKLFREKNGITYDLGVYYPVRSENAPFLVYLSVSNKKALFAFELLSTLWKDLLLNPLIDAEMLLAKEKLKGSFLLGNQSLDEILQRKIQLISYGISPISEIDLNSKINEISSLDILKLTKKYFSNPFLSISGNEKICLEISNRWNKNF, from the coding sequence ATGTTAAAAAGATATTTTTTAAAAAGTAAAAAAAGGAATTTTTCAACTGCTTCAATTTGGATTAAAGGAGGCAGTAATTTTGATAGTGTTGGCAAAAAAGGAATAAACAAGATCCTCAGTTCATTACTTACCAGAGGATGTGAGGGGTTTAACAATTTCACTCTTTCGGAGTATATTGCGTCCTATGGAGCAGAATTAAATCAAGAAGTATTTGAAGATGGTATTTCAATAAGCATTAAATCCCTAAATGAACATTTCAGCAAATTATTACCTTTATTAGATTTAATAATTAATAAACCAACTCTTCTAGAAACTGAATTTCAAAAAGTAAAAAAATCCTCAATTAATTTTATAAAAAAAGACAAAGAGAATCCATTTAATATCTGTTTTGAAAAATGGAGAAGAATTGTTTACTCAAATCATCCTTATGCCTTTAGTACAAATGGCAATGCAAATGATGTCTCAAAGATTACCTATGAAGATGTTTTGCTTGAGTTTAAAAATTTTAAAAGTCGAGATAAGTATTTAATTTCAAATAATTTAGAAATAAATGGTGTAACTATAGAAACATTAGAAAAAAAACCTATAGAAGAAAAATTAAGACCTATAAATCAAGATTTAAGTCCTAACAAAAGATTTGATTTCAATAATAATGATTCAAATCAAACGATAATCATGTTGGGTAACCAAACTTGCTCTCGTAGAAGTATTGAATATTTGCCTCTTAAGGTTTTGGAATCATATTTATCTTATGGAATGAGCGCTGCTTTATTTAAACTTTTTAGAGAAAAAAATGGAATCACTTACGATTTAGGTGTTTATTATCCAGTTAGGAGCGAGAATGCTCCATTTTTAGTTTATTTGTCAGTATCAAATAAAAAAGCCCTTTTTGCTTTTGAACTTTTATCAACTTTATGGAAAGATTTACTTTTAAATCCTTTGATTGATGCTGAAATGCTTTTAGCAAAAGAAAAACTAAAAGGTTCTTTTCTCTTAGGGAATCAATCACTAGATGAAATTTTACAGAGAAAGATACAATTAATTAGCTATGGTATTTCACCAATTTCCGAGATAGATTTAAATTCAAAAATAAATGAAATATCTTCATTAGATATTCTCAAATTAACTAAAAAGTATTTTTCAAACCCCTTTCTGAGTATTTCAGGTAATGAAAAAATATGTTTAGAAATATCTAATAGGTGGAATAAAAACTTTTAA
- a CDS encoding pitrilysin family protein, protein MKVGDVNYYTHSSKTKCVFVDNKELPLISIDIWCKAGSSFEDVDKNGTAHFLEHMIFKGSNKLMPGEFDHKIESLGGLSNASTGYDDVHYHVLVPPCNFKESLALLTNIVVAPDFNPDEFIKEKGVVIDEIKQQNDQPEERLFNYFLKRVWLSPNYANSILGNEHSIENLEINDLVKFHSKHYTTEKICIAIAGNLSEKIYKIFEKSDLSGINKSPNLINLKNKPSLKIRNGRESVKFDNLEFSRIFMAWFIPNLNDQKNIIGLEVLASILSVGRNSRLVKILKEDSNLVESVYVDVNAGELGGLFIIEASCESKDIDLVEKQINNTINEILTCKALTLDELKKAINIVKSNYVFNLETSSQLSSFFGNELLWGRKSSINNLESHLKYWNDLDNFKEITEYISGEKFTLIASPS, encoded by the coding sequence ATGAAAGTAGGAGATGTTAACTACTACACCCATTCAAGCAAAACTAAATGTGTGTTTGTGGATAATAAAGAATTGCCGCTGATAAGCATTGATATTTGGTGCAAAGCAGGTTCTTCATTTGAGGATGTTGATAAAAACGGCACTGCTCATTTTCTAGAACATATGATTTTTAAAGGATCAAACAAATTAATGCCAGGTGAGTTTGACCATAAAATTGAATCACTCGGCGGTTTAAGTAACGCTTCAACAGGTTATGATGATGTACATTACCATGTATTAGTTCCACCCTGTAACTTTAAAGAATCACTTGCTCTTTTGACAAATATAGTCGTTGCTCCAGATTTTAATCCTGATGAATTTATAAAAGAAAAAGGTGTAGTTATTGATGAAATAAAGCAACAAAATGATCAGCCTGAAGAAAGACTATTTAATTATTTTTTGAAAAGGGTTTGGCTAAGTCCGAATTATGCCAATTCGATCCTGGGAAATGAACATAGTATTGAAAACTTGGAGATAAATGACCTTGTAAAATTTCATAGCAAACATTACACTACCGAAAAAATTTGTATTGCAATTGCTGGAAATCTCTCTGAAAAAATTTATAAAATTTTTGAAAAAAGTGATCTATCTGGCATAAATAAAAGTCCAAATTTAATAAATTTAAAAAATAAGCCCTCTTTAAAAATTAGGAATGGTAGAGAGTCAGTTAAGTTTGATAATTTAGAGTTTTCAAGAATATTTATGGCTTGGTTTATCCCTAACCTAAATGATCAAAAAAATATTATTGGACTAGAGGTATTGGCATCAATTCTCTCAGTTGGAAGAAACAGCAGATTAGTTAAAATTTTAAAAGAAGATAGTAATCTTGTTGAATCCGTATATGTAGATGTAAATGCTGGAGAATTAGGCGGATTATTTATTATTGAAGCAAGTTGTGAGTCCAAAGATATTGATTTAGTGGAAAAGCAAATTAATAACACAATAAATGAGATATTAACTTGTAAAGCCTTGACTTTGGATGAACTAAAAAAAGCAATAAATATTGTGAAAAGTAATTATGTCTTTAATTTAGAGACATCTTCACAACTTTCTTCATTCTTTGGAAATGAACTTCTTTGGGGGAGAAAATCTTCAATCAATAATTTAGAAAGTCATTTAAAGTATTGGAATGACTTGGATAACTTCAAAGAGATAACAGAATATATAAGTGGAGAAAAATTCACTTTAATTGCATCCCCTAGTTAA
- a CDS encoding phycocyanobilin:ferredoxin oxidoreductase has protein sequence MLSESLTKTKLTDPLILDLLQNIRDHRSMLKDLKSIKIDPSLTNIISNEIGRELYIENEFHKAKGFRKLHIEVAEFSKNLKILHCVFFPDPKFDIPIFGMDLVKINDIVSAAIVDLSPASQNQGLKYEKFLSEVDKSSFTSLREIPKWGGIFSNNVFFASLKNKSEKNDFCRVVDQYLSILIELSKKAKPEVNEEIIQERIDFQKNYCVQQMKNEKTSMVLLKYFDEKWVNNYIKTVLFDF, from the coding sequence TTGTTGTCTGAATCTTTAACTAAAACAAAATTAACTGACCCTCTTATTTTGGACTTATTACAAAATATTAGAGATCATAGATCCATGCTTAAGGACCTTAAGAGTATAAAAATTGATCCAAGTCTAACTAACATAATATCTAACGAAATAGGCAGGGAACTCTATATTGAAAATGAATTTCATAAAGCAAAAGGATTTAGAAAGTTACATATTGAAGTAGCAGAATTTTCAAAGAATCTTAAAATATTACATTGCGTTTTTTTCCCTGATCCAAAGTTTGATATTCCAATTTTTGGGATGGATTTGGTAAAAATAAATGATATTGTTTCTGCTGCCATTGTTGATTTATCTCCGGCATCACAAAACCAAGGTTTAAAATACGAAAAATTTCTTTCTGAAGTTGATAAAAGTTCTTTTACCTCTTTAAGAGAGATTCCAAAATGGGGAGGGATTTTTTCTAATAATGTATTTTTTGCTTCCTTAAAAAATAAATCTGAAAAAAATGATTTTTGTAGAGTTGTGGATCAATACCTTTCTATTTTGATCGAATTAAGCAAGAAAGCCAAACCGGAAGTTAATGAAGAAATTATCCAAGAGAGAATAGATTTTCAAAAAAATTATTGTGTTCAACAAATGAAAAATGAAAAAACTAGTATGGTGCTTTTAAAATATTTTGATGAAAAATGGGTCAATAATTATATAAAAACAGTTCTCTTTGATTTTTAA
- a CDS encoding HlyD family efflux transporter periplasmic adaptor subunit: MKLKIFKNLFIYFLLFIPISLGVISCSGNNKSSSQYKEEITSDYIPPITAVAALGQLSPSGEIRQLAAPISQFGSSPRIVEILVDEGDFVKKGDILAIFENGEKLIADLERNENLIKTINDEISLKKDQIERYELALSNNVYSFVEFSQRKDELLKLQKQKINLIGDQKNIKIDLLNSKLRSPIDGFILGINTRVGERQKNEGILDIGSSQKMEALIEVYESDIDRVFISQNVELSSENGGFQKILNGKVIRISPQVKQRKVLSTDPTGDADSRIIEVLVKLDQDSIETVQNYAGMKVIAKFIP; encoded by the coding sequence ATGAAATTAAAAATATTTAAAAATTTATTTATTTATTTTTTATTATTTATACCAATATCTCTTGGGGTTATCTCCTGTTCTGGAAATAATAAATCTAGTTCACAATATAAGGAGGAAATAACTTCAGATTATATACCGCCTATTACAGCTGTTGCCGCACTAGGTCAACTTTCTCCTTCGGGAGAAATTAGGCAATTGGCAGCTCCAATAAGTCAGTTTGGCTCTTCCCCACGAATTGTCGAAATTTTAGTAGATGAAGGAGATTTTGTGAAAAAAGGTGATATCCTGGCAATCTTTGAAAATGGAGAAAAGTTAATTGCTGATCTTGAAAGAAATGAAAATCTAATAAAAACTATTAACGATGAAATTTCCCTTAAGAAAGATCAAATTGAGCGGTATGAGTTGGCTTTGAGCAATAATGTATATTCTTTTGTAGAGTTTTCACAGAGAAAAGATGAATTATTAAAATTGCAAAAACAGAAAATAAACCTTATCGGAGATCAAAAAAATATCAAGATAGATCTATTAAATTCAAAACTAAGGAGTCCAATTGATGGTTTTATCCTTGGAATAAATACGAGAGTTGGTGAGAGGCAAAAAAATGAAGGGATTTTGGATATTGGTTCTAGTCAAAAAATGGAAGCTTTGATAGAGGTTTATGAATCTGATATCGATAGAGTCTTTATTTCTCAGAATGTCGAATTGAGCAGTGAGAACGGCGGTTTCCAAAAAATTCTTAATGGAAAGGTGATTAGGATTAGTCCTCAGGTAAAACAAAGAAAAGTTTTATCGACTGATCCAACAGGAGATGCTGATTCGCGAATTATCGAGGTACTGGTAAAACTAGATCAAGATTCTATAGAGACTGTTCAAAACTATGCAGGAATGAAAGTAATTGCAAAATTTATTCCCTGA
- the devC gene encoding ABC transporter permease DevC has translation MSFSFFKFRKIPLAWLLLTRQPLRLAVAIAGISFAGILMFMQLGFRDGLFDTSVTIHKLLDADLVLISPRSKSSISMSGFPKRRLIQTLAVEDVKKTAPVNLNYLLWRNPENLKTRSILALGFNPSDSLLLDEGFSKKAYKLRNPSRVLFDKLSRPEFGPIEEWFLSEKKVETEVAGKRVIVEGLVELGPSFGADGNLITSRETFLRLFPANPPGSIEIGLVKLKKGSDPELISRILNNSLPNDVKVLTKKQFIEFEKNYWKNSTAIGFIFSLGALMGFVVGCVVVYQILYSDVTDHLPEYATLLAMGYRLKSLFFVVAREGVLLALFGYLPAYFSGQILYSVIRSSTKLPIIMDANKSILIFVLVLVMCMGSAAVAMRKLVDADPAEIF, from the coding sequence ATGAGTTTTTCTTTTTTTAAATTTAGAAAAATTCCATTAGCTTGGTTGTTGTTAACTAGGCAACCATTAAGGCTAGCAGTTGCCATAGCCGGAATCAGTTTTGCAGGGATTTTGATGTTTATGCAATTAGGTTTTAGAGATGGTTTATTTGACACGAGCGTAACTATTCATAAACTTCTAGATGCCGATCTTGTTTTGATAAGTCCTAGATCAAAAAGTTCTATAAGCATGAGTGGATTCCCAAAAAGAAGGTTAATACAAACTCTCGCAGTAGAAGATGTTAAAAAAACTGCACCCGTCAATCTGAATTATTTACTTTGGAGAAATCCCGAAAATCTTAAAACTAGATCAATACTTGCGTTAGGTTTTAATCCCTCCGATTCACTTCTTTTAGATGAGGGATTCTCAAAGAAAGCTTATAAACTTAGAAATCCATCAAGAGTTCTTTTTGACAAACTATCTAGACCTGAATTTGGACCAATTGAAGAATGGTTCTTATCTGAAAAAAAAGTTGAGACTGAGGTCGCTGGAAAAAGAGTAATTGTTGAGGGCCTTGTGGAGTTGGGACCATCTTTTGGTGCAGATGGTAATTTGATAACAAGTCGAGAAACCTTCTTAAGACTTTTTCCTGCTAATCCTCCTGGTAGTATAGAAATTGGTTTGGTTAAGCTAAAAAAAGGATCTGATCCTGAATTGATTTCAAGGATATTAAATAACTCACTCCCAAATGATGTTAAAGTTCTTACAAAAAAACAATTTATAGAATTTGAGAAGAATTATTGGAAAAATAGTACTGCAATAGGTTTTATATTTAGTTTAGGAGCTTTGATGGGTTTCGTTGTAGGGTGTGTGGTTGTTTATCAAATTCTTTATAGTGACGTTACAGATCACCTACCAGAGTATGCCACCTTATTGGCAATGGGGTATAGACTTAAATCCCTTTTCTTTGTAGTAGCTAGAGAGGGGGTTTTGTTGGCATTGTTTGGTTATTTACCTGCATATTTCTCTGGACAAATACTTTACTCAGTCATAAGAAGTTCCACTAAACTCCCAATAATAATGGACGCAAATAAATCTATCCTAATCTTTGTTTTAGTTTTAGTTATGTGTATGGGGTCTGCTGCTGTTGCGATGCGTAAATTAGTTGATGCTGATCCTGCAGAAATTTTTTGA
- a CDS encoding DevA family ABC transporter ATP-binding protein: MLKANKAKNNIKNLKTVSINNLSHFYGKNENKKQVLNDVNLNIDKGELVLLKGPSGCGKTTLLTLIGALRTCQSGDLTVLNNQLNGASRKTRQILRRSIGMIFQGHNLLRCLTAEQNVQMGADLIKGLTYLQRREIARNWLSAVGLEEHHKKLPNDLSGGQKQRVAIARALSANPKLLLADEPTSALDSVTGREIVTLLRKLAKEQNCSVLMVTHDPRISDMADRILNMEDGKIYGAHSELI, encoded by the coding sequence ATGCTTAAAGCTAACAAAGCAAAAAATAATATTAAAAACCTGAAAACAGTCTCAATAAATAATTTGAGTCATTTTTATGGAAAAAATGAGAATAAAAAACAAGTTCTTAATGACGTTAATTTAAATATTGATAAAGGAGAGTTGGTTCTTTTAAAAGGACCTTCTGGATGTGGTAAAACGACTCTTTTAACATTAATTGGTGCCTTGAGAACCTGTCAAAGTGGAGATTTAACTGTATTAAATAATCAGTTAAATGGAGCATCAAGGAAAACGCGTCAGATTCTTAGAAGAAGTATTGGAATGATTTTTCAAGGTCACAATCTTCTTAGATGTTTAACAGCAGAACAAAATGTTCAGATGGGCGCTGATTTAATAAAAGGTTTAACATATTTGCAAAGACGTGAAATAGCGCGGAATTGGTTGTCAGCAGTAGGATTAGAAGAGCATCATAAAAAGTTGCCAAATGACTTATCTGGTGGGCAGAAACAGAGAGTAGCAATAGCTCGAGCTTTATCTGCTAACCCAAAACTTTTATTAGCTGATGAACCCACTTCTGCTTTAGATAGCGTCACAGGAAGAGAAATAGTAACCCTTTTAAGAAAACTAGCAAAAGAGCAAAATTGTTCTGTACTTATGGTGACGCATGATCCTAGAATTTCTGATATGGCTGATAGGATATTAAATATGGAAGATGGTAAAATATATGGTGCTCATAGTGAGCTAATATAA
- a CDS encoding glycosyltransferase family 2 protein, whose product MNVSIVIPTYNRLPILEKCLFALENQKLNTNISNYEVIVVDDGSTDGTTSWINKNKANLPHVNLFQQEHGGPALGRNLGVIKSKYEIIIFIDSDLIVLDNFINCHVEKLLSSWRKNDKKCFTYGSVVNTSNFLNPQSEKHKIMDTSFAYFATGNVAISKELILSVGLFDTSFSLYGWEDLELGERLKKIGTKLIKCPNAVGFHWHPPFNCEQIDSLIAQEKERAKMALVFYKKHPNLRVRFMIQLTPLHNLLWQILCLGGLISVDRILPLLRFLVNIRRNRLALEILRIPLNMIYIKQLTKSR is encoded by the coding sequence ATGAATGTAAGTATTGTTATACCGACTTACAATAGATTACCTATATTAGAGAAATGTCTCTTTGCGCTTGAAAATCAAAAATTAAATACAAATATCAGTAATTATGAAGTAATAGTAGTTGATGATGGATCCACTGATGGGACAACTTCATGGATAAATAAAAACAAAGCTAATCTCCCACACGTTAATCTATTTCAGCAAGAACATGGAGGACCTGCACTTGGAAGAAATCTGGGAGTAATTAAATCAAAATATGAAATTATTATATTCATTGATAGTGATCTTATTGTTTTAGACAATTTTATAAATTGCCACGTAGAAAAATTACTTTCTTCTTGGAGAAAAAATGATAAAAAATGTTTTACCTATGGCTCGGTAGTCAATACATCTAATTTTCTAAATCCTCAGAGTGAAAAACATAAAATAATGGACACTTCTTTTGCTTACTTTGCTACTGGGAATGTTGCGATATCAAAAGAATTGATTTTAAGTGTGGGATTATTCGATACTTCTTTTAGTCTTTACGGTTGGGAGGATTTAGAACTTGGAGAAAGATTAAAAAAAATTGGGACAAAATTAATTAAATGTCCAAATGCAGTAGGTTTTCATTGGCATCCGCCATTTAATTGCGAACAAATAGATTCATTAATAGCTCAAGAAAAAGAGAGAGCAAAAATGGCGTTGGTGTTTTATAAGAAACATCCAAATTTAAGGGTTAGATTTATGATTCAATTAACTCCTCTTCATAATTTACTTTGGCAAATTCTTTGCTTGGGAGGACTAATCAGTGTTGATAGAATCCTTCCTTTATTAAGATTCCTGGTAAATATAAGAAGAAATAGACTTGCACTTGAGATCCTCAGGATCCCTCTAAATATGATTTACATTAAACAGTTAACCAAATCAAGATAA
- the rpsB gene encoding 30S ribosomal protein S2, whose product MAVVSLSEMMEAGAHFGHQTRRWNPKMSKYIYCARNGVHIIDLVKTALCMNNAYKWTRNAAKSGKRFLFVGTKKQASDVVAQEATRCGAAYVNQRWLGGMLTNWTTMKARIERLKDLERMESSGSIAMRPKKEAAVLRRELERLQKYLGGLKGMRRLPDVVVLVDQRRESNAVLEARKLDISLVSMLDTNCDPDLCEVPIPCNDDAVRSVQLILGRLADAINEGRKGSSSERKN is encoded by the coding sequence ATGGCTGTTGTATCACTATCAGAAATGATGGAAGCTGGTGCTCATTTTGGGCATCAAACTAGACGTTGGAACCCCAAGATGTCTAAGTATATATATTGCGCGAGAAATGGAGTTCATATTATTGATCTTGTAAAAACAGCATTGTGTATGAACAATGCTTATAAATGGACGAGAAACGCAGCAAAAAGTGGTAAACGTTTCCTATTTGTCGGTACAAAAAAACAAGCATCAGATGTTGTAGCTCAGGAAGCTACACGCTGTGGAGCCGCATATGTAAATCAAAGGTGGCTTGGAGGGATGTTGACTAATTGGACAACAATGAAAGCTAGGATTGAAAGATTAAAGGATCTAGAAAGAATGGAAAGTAGTGGTTCAATAGCAATGAGGCCTAAAAAAGAAGCTGCAGTATTAAGGAGAGAACTTGAAAGATTACAAAAATACTTAGGTGGACTTAAGGGTATGAGAAGATTACCAGATGTAGTTGTATTGGTTGATCAGAGAAGAGAATCTAATGCAGTATTAGAAGCTAGAAAATTAGATATCTCATTAGTATCGATGTTGGATACAAATTGCGATCCGGATTTGTGTGAAGTTCCAATTCCTTGTAATGATGATGCTGTTAGATCTGTGCAACTTATTTTAGGAAGACTTGCTGATGCCATAAATGAGGGTAGAAAGGGCTCTAGTTCCGAAAGAAAAAATTAA
- the tsf gene encoding translation elongation factor Ts produces MGNITAKLVKDLRDKTGAGMMDCKKALNETDGNVDKALEWLRKKGIASAEKKSGRVAAEGAIGSYIHTGSRVGVLLELNCETDFVARGDIFQSLLKDVSMQIAACPNVEYVSINEIPKDVVEKEKQIEMGREDLSGKPEQIKEKIVEGRIAKRLNELILLSQPYIKDSSLTVEDLVKQAAAKIGENIQVRRFTRYTLGEGIEKNQMDFAEEVASMQTN; encoded by the coding sequence ATGGGAAACATTACAGCAAAACTTGTAAAAGATCTTAGAGACAAGACTGGCGCAGGAATGATGGACTGCAAAAAAGCACTTAATGAAACTGATGGAAATGTTGATAAAGCTTTGGAATGGTTAAGAAAGAAAGGCATAGCTAGTGCTGAAAAGAAATCGGGAAGAGTAGCGGCAGAAGGGGCAATTGGTAGTTATATTCATACTGGATCAAGGGTAGGCGTTTTACTAGAGTTAAATTGTGAAACTGATTTCGTTGCTAGAGGTGATATCTTCCAATCTCTGTTGAAGGATGTCTCAATGCAAATAGCCGCCTGCCCAAATGTTGAATATGTATCAATTAATGAAATACCGAAAGATGTTGTAGAAAAAGAAAAGCAGATTGAAATGGGTAGGGAAGATTTGTCAGGAAAACCGGAACAAATTAAAGAAAAAATAGTTGAAGGGAGAATAGCAAAAAGACTTAATGAGCTAATTTTGCTTTCACAACCCTATATTAAAGATAGTTCTCTAACAGTTGAGGATCTTGTTAAACAAGCAGCTGCAAAAATTGGGGAAAATATCCAAGTAAGACGCTTTACCAGATATACATTGGGTGAAGGTATTGAAAAAAATCAGATGGACTTCGCTGAAGAGGTTGCATCAATGCAAACAAACTAG